A part of Nocardioides sp. WS12 genomic DNA contains:
- a CDS encoding transglycosylase domain-containing protein, with protein sequence MVEGKRKQGTPPSRGRSGSGKSGGKSGGKGGKGSKAPRTFKQKVKRFALWGMVASVVFGLLGLLSLFIAYRTIDIPDPNAEFLTETTQVLYAGGKSELGQFAIQKRDSIPYEEMPQFVKDAVVASENQTFWTDSGLDPKGILRAAFSNAQGNSKQGASTITQQYVKILYLTQDRTWKRKAKEAILSLKIKNELSKQQILEGYLNTIYFGRGAYGIQAAAQAYFDRDAKDLTLGQSVVLAAVLNNPVRFDPANGEAATTRLSARYERIINGMLDMKTVDPAVAAKALEQGLPKFPDIKQNDQYAGQKGHALTMVRKELIRLGFSEEEIDGGGLKITTTFTRKAMRAAQQGVAAARPEGFGANLHVAVASVEPGTGAVRGFYGGHDYLKSQLNWAAAGGQAGSTFKPFALAAGIESGFELKDTFDGNSPYELPGGGRPIENQGDQDYGRVNLIKATEDSINTAYIDMTLAMPDGPEKIIETANAMGVPPAEPAAKPYGFPTISAGLQPNTGVALGSQTVSPINMANGYATIANRGVAADAYIIEKVVDADGMVRYTHKVTDHRAIREGVSDDVGYALQQVVKSGSGSAALGLGRPVGGKTGTATNGKGEVSSAWFVGYTPQLATAVMYVRGKGNEQLQGWLPSYFGGAYPAETWTEVMKRAMEDVDIEDLPPAANVKGDAPDEGHEPPKPKPTPTKKPKPTPTPSPTPTPSPTPTKNDPGPPTSTPPDPTTDTDGDGNPDIFDEDDDGDGVPDADDPQPLNPAVPGGGNGNNRVRVGRRRRTAA encoded by the coding sequence GTGGTCGAGGGAAAGCGCAAGCAAGGGACGCCGCCGTCGCGCGGCAGGTCCGGGTCCGGCAAGTCGGGTGGCAAGTCGGGCGGCAAGGGCGGCAAGGGCAGCAAGGCGCCGCGCACCTTCAAGCAGAAGGTGAAGCGGTTCGCCCTGTGGGGCATGGTCGCCAGTGTCGTGTTCGGCCTGCTCGGTCTGCTCTCCCTGTTCATCGCCTACCGGACGATCGACATTCCCGACCCGAACGCCGAGTTCCTGACCGAGACCACCCAGGTCCTGTACGCCGGCGGCAAGTCCGAACTCGGCCAGTTCGCGATCCAGAAGCGTGACTCGATCCCCTACGAGGAGATGCCGCAGTTCGTGAAGGACGCGGTCGTCGCCTCCGAGAACCAGACGTTCTGGACCGACAGTGGCCTGGACCCCAAGGGCATCCTGCGCGCGGCGTTCAGCAACGCCCAGGGCAACTCGAAGCAGGGTGCGTCGACGATTACCCAGCAGTACGTGAAGATCCTCTACCTGACCCAGGACCGCACCTGGAAGCGCAAGGCCAAGGAAGCGATCCTGTCGCTGAAGATCAAGAACGAGCTGTCCAAGCAGCAGATTCTCGAGGGCTACCTCAACACCATTTACTTCGGCCGTGGTGCGTACGGCATCCAGGCCGCTGCCCAGGCGTACTTCGACCGGGACGCCAAGGACCTGACGCTGGGCCAGTCGGTCGTCCTCGCGGCCGTCCTCAACAACCCGGTCCGGTTCGACCCCGCCAACGGCGAAGCGGCCACCACGCGCCTCTCGGCCCGCTACGAGCGCATCATCAACGGCATGCTCGACATGAAGACCGTCGACCCCGCGGTCGCGGCGAAGGCGCTCGAGCAGGGCCTGCCGAAGTTCCCCGACATCAAGCAGAACGACCAGTACGCCGGCCAGAAGGGCCACGCGCTGACGATGGTCCGCAAGGAGCTGATCCGCCTCGGGTTCAGTGAGGAGGAGATCGACGGCGGTGGCCTGAAGATCACCACCACCTTCACCAGGAAGGCGATGCGGGCCGCCCAGCAGGGCGTCGCGGCGGCGCGCCCGGAGGGCTTTGGCGCGAACCTCCACGTCGCGGTCGCCTCGGTCGAGCCCGGCACGGGTGCTGTCCGTGGGTTCTACGGCGGCCACGACTACCTCAAGTCGCAGCTCAACTGGGCGGCGGCCGGTGGCCAGGCCGGGTCGACGTTCAAGCCGTTCGCACTGGCAGCGGGGATCGAGTCCGGCTTCGAGCTCAAGGACACCTTCGACGGCAACTCGCCCTACGAGCTGCCCGGCGGTGGCCGCCCGATCGAGAACCAGGGCGACCAGGACTACGGCCGGGTCAACCTGATCAAGGCCACCGAGGACTCGATCAACACCGCCTACATCGACATGACGCTGGCGATGCCTGACGGTCCCGAGAAGATCATCGAGACCGCCAACGCGATGGGCGTCCCGCCGGCTGAGCCTGCCGCCAAGCCGTACGGCTTCCCGACGATCAGTGCCGGTCTGCAGCCGAACACCGGCGTCGCGCTGGGTTCGCAGACCGTCAGCCCGATCAACATGGCCAACGGCTACGCGACCATCGCCAACCGCGGCGTCGCGGCCGACGCCTACATCATCGAGAAGGTGGTCGACGCGGACGGCATGGTCCGTTACACCCACAAGGTCACCGACCACCGCGCGATCCGTGAAGGTGTGTCCGATGACGTCGGCTACGCGCTCCAGCAGGTCGTGAAGTCGGGCTCGGGTTCGGCAGCGCTCGGCCTGGGTCGCCCCGTCGGGGGCAAGACCGGCACCGCGACCAACGGCAAGGGCGAGGTCTCCTCGGCCTGGTTCGTCGGCTACACCCCCCAACTGGCCACCGCCGTGATGTACGTCCGCGGCAAGGGCAACGAGCAACTGCAGGGCTGGCTGCCGTCGTACTTCGGTGGCGCCTATCCCGCGGAGACGTGGACCGAGGTGATGAAGCGGGCGATGGAGGACGTGGACATCGAGGACCTGCCGCCGGCCGCGAACGTCAAGGGCGACGCGCCCGACGAGGGCCACGAACCGCCCAAGCCGAAGCCGACACCCACCAAGAAGCCGAAACCGACGCCGACGCCGAGCCCGACGCCCACGCCGAGCCCGACGCCCACGAAGAATGACCCCGGACCGCCGACCAGCACGCCGCCCGATCCGACGACCGATACCGACGGCGACGGGAACCCGGACATCTTCGACGAGGACGACGACGGCGACGGCGTTCCGGATGCCGACGACCCGCAGCCGCTGAACCCGGCCGTGCCGGGTGGCGGCAACGGCAACAACCGGGTGCGGGTCGGCCGTCGTCGTCGTACCGCCGCCTGA
- a CDS encoding glycosyltransferase 87 family protein has translation MPRERKPHVHATNDDPVVTALSEVVGGPMGERARPHRWWTPLRVLLLLTAFTCCLGLVQKAPCSLVDGKDQNWVYSHMCYTDLRPLYVPRGLAEHAWPYSDDEQTRERYEVMEYPVGIAYWAWGTAWVTHWLNGSPDVEQRYQSPVDQLYGDDEVEDEQTIFLLVNALGFAFLALAAVWLLSRTHERRPWDAAAFALSPALLLTGLINWDLIAVALVAGALWSWSRDRPVLTGVLIGLGTAAKLYPLFLLGAILVICLRKRQYWTFASVTVSAALAWLVANAPGFLTGPDQWKVFWSFNAERTADLGSVWMLIDQAGDIGFKAHTINVWSWILFGAWCLGVFVIGMTASRSSSARGEERVAGVSRRLDTPRLAQLGYLIVVGFLLVNKVYSPQYVLWLLPLAVLARPRWRDQLIWQGAEVFYFCTIWWYLGGYLAPAGGGDAGFYWVGIAVRVLGELYLAAVIVRDLYRPDHDPVRDPDPVVEVRAPASLETSGP, from the coding sequence ATGCCCCGGGAGCGAAAGCCGCACGTCCACGCCACCAACGACGACCCGGTCGTCACCGCGCTGAGCGAGGTGGTCGGCGGGCCGATGGGTGAGCGTGCGCGACCGCACCGCTGGTGGACGCCGTTGCGGGTGCTTCTCCTGCTGACCGCGTTCACCTGCTGCCTGGGCCTGGTCCAGAAGGCGCCGTGCTCGCTGGTCGACGGCAAGGACCAGAACTGGGTCTACTCCCACATGTGTTACACCGACCTGCGGCCGTTGTACGTGCCGCGGGGACTGGCCGAGCACGCGTGGCCGTACTCCGACGACGAGCAGACCCGCGAGCGCTACGAGGTGATGGAGTACCCCGTCGGCATCGCCTACTGGGCGTGGGGAACGGCGTGGGTGACGCACTGGCTGAACGGTTCGCCGGACGTCGAGCAGCGCTACCAGTCGCCCGTCGACCAGTTGTACGGCGACGACGAGGTCGAGGACGAACAGACCATCTTCCTGCTGGTCAATGCCCTCGGGTTCGCCTTCCTCGCCCTGGCCGCGGTGTGGTTGCTGTCGCGCACCCATGAGCGCCGACCCTGGGACGCCGCGGCGTTCGCCCTCTCACCCGCCCTGCTGCTGACCGGCCTGATCAACTGGGACCTGATCGCGGTCGCGCTGGTGGCCGGTGCGCTGTGGTCGTGGTCGCGCGACCGACCGGTGCTGACCGGCGTCCTGATCGGACTCGGCACGGCGGCGAAGCTCTACCCGCTCTTCCTGCTCGGCGCGATCCTTGTGATCTGCCTGCGCAAGCGCCAGTACTGGACGTTCGCCTCCGTCACCGTGTCCGCCGCCCTGGCCTGGCTGGTCGCAAACGCACCCGGGTTCCTCACCGGGCCGGACCAGTGGAAGGTGTTCTGGAGCTTCAACGCCGAACGCACCGCCGACCTCGGCTCGGTCTGGATGCTGATCGACCAGGCCGGCGACATCGGGTTCAAGGCGCACACGATCAACGTGTGGTCGTGGATCCTCTTCGGCGCCTGGTGCCTCGGGGTGTTCGTGATCGGCATGACCGCATCAAGGTCGTCGAGTGCCCGCGGCGAGGAACGAGTCGCGGGTGTATCGAGACGCCTCGACACCCCGCGCCTCGCTCAACTCGGCTACCTGATCGTGGTCGGCTTCCTGCTGGTCAACAAGGTCTACTCACCGCAGTACGTCCTGTGGCTGCTGCCGCTCGCCGTCCTCGCTCGCCCGCGCTGGCGCGACCAGCTGATCTGGCAGGGCGCGGAGGTCTTCTACTTCTGCACGATCTGGTGGTACCTCGGTGGCTACCTCGCCCCCGCGGGCGGCGGCGACGCCGGGTTCTACTGGGTCGGCATCGCGGTCCGGGTCCTCGGCGAGCTCTACCTCGCGGCGGTGATCGTGCGCGACCTGTATCGCCCCGACCACGACCCGGTGCGCGACCCCGATCCGGTGGTTGAGGTGCGAGCGCCAGCGAGCCTCGAAACCTCCGGGCCCTGA
- a CDS encoding alanine racemase translates to MSLTLTVDGPSWRAHLESVATAHPGLVPVTKGNGYGFTNARLARKSQWLVERGHDVHALAVGMYDELPDVVQRWHGDVLVLTPWRPWVALPEPALARRLIHTVSRVTDLRDLLHADPTARVVLERMTSMRRHGMAARELWEAGDLLRKHPGARVEGLALHLPLGQGTHLGEVTRLMNDYVAAELPDKSPAHRPTVWVSHLTDNELGTLRSQYGDFTFRPRIGTGLWLGARSALSVTATVLDVHAVERGDAFGYRGRTAPKSGHVLVVAGGTAHGIGLEAPTGEQTIKARAATLARGGLDAVGFVRSPYSIDGKQRLFAEPPHMQASMLFVPHGSRVPAVGEDVDVRVRYTATAFDRVVVTGQ, encoded by the coding sequence ATGAGCCTCACCCTCACCGTCGACGGGCCGAGCTGGCGCGCGCACCTCGAGTCCGTCGCCACCGCCCACCCCGGCCTGGTGCCGGTCACGAAGGGCAACGGCTACGGCTTCACCAACGCTCGCCTGGCCCGCAAGTCGCAGTGGCTGGTCGAGCGCGGCCACGACGTCCACGCCCTTGCGGTCGGGATGTACGACGAACTGCCGGACGTCGTACAACGCTGGCACGGTGACGTGCTGGTCCTCACCCCGTGGCGCCCGTGGGTGGCCCTGCCCGAGCCGGCGCTCGCGCGCCGCCTGATCCACACCGTCAGCCGGGTCACCGACCTGCGCGACCTGCTGCACGCCGACCCGACCGCCCGCGTCGTCCTCGAACGGATGACGTCGATGCGCCGCCACGGCATGGCCGCACGCGAACTCTGGGAAGCCGGCGACCTGTTGCGCAAGCACCCCGGCGCCCGCGTCGAAGGCCTCGCCCTGCACCTTCCGCTCGGCCAGGGCACCCACCTCGGCGAGGTCACCCGGTTGATGAACGACTACGTCGCCGCCGAACTCCCCGACAAATCACCCGCGCACCGGCCCACCGTCTGGGTCAGCCACCTGACCGACAACGAGTTGGGCACCCTGCGCAGCCAGTACGGCGACTTCACCTTCCGTCCGCGCATCGGCACCGGCCTGTGGCTGGGTGCACGGTCCGCGCTCAGCGTGACCGCGACCGTCCTCGACGTGCACGCCGTCGAGCGCGGCGACGCGTTTGGGTACCGCGGCCGCACCGCCCCCAAGTCCGGCCACGTGCTCGTCGTTGCCGGCGGAACTGCGCACGGCATCGGCCTGGAAGCACCGACCGGCGAACAGACGATCAAGGCACGCGCGGCCACCCTGGCCCGAGGCGGCCTCGACGCCGTCGGTTTCGTGCGGTCGCCGTACTCCATCGACGGGAAGCAGCGGCTCTTCGCCGAACCCCCCCACATGCAGGCGTCGATGCTGTTCGTACCGCACGGTTCGCGGGTGCCCGCAGTGGGCGAGGACGTCGACGTGCGGGTGCGCTACACCGCGACGGCGTTCGACCGGGTCGTCGTCACCGGCCAGTAG
- a CDS encoding peptidoglycan bridge formation glycyltransferase FemA/FemB family protein, which translates to MPSVRPIIRQISAAEHRDYLATLPSASFLQTPGWAKVKSEWRSESIGWFDDAGKQQGVALVLYRQLPKLKRSLAYLPEGPVLDWTTDQLGDWLTPMVAHLKKQGAFAVRIGPPVVTRRWSTAQVKDGIADPEVRLLSQIPPAERTAAGARVVAQLHELGWRHQGVEGGFAAGQPQFVFQIPLRDADGTQRTEDDLLKGMNQLWRRNIKKATKEGVDVVRGTRDDLAAFHELYVHTAQRDHFTPRPLRYFETMYDALTADAATPDERFTLWLARHDGDLVASTIAIRVGEHAWYSYGASSTEKREVRGSNAIQWAMIRDAVAAGAAVYDLRGITETLDTNDSHVGLIQFKVGTGGEAVEYAGEWDLPINRALYKAFQVYLARRG; encoded by the coding sequence ATGCCCAGCGTGCGCCCGATCATCCGCCAAATCAGCGCAGCCGAGCACCGCGACTACCTCGCCACGCTCCCTTCTGCGAGCTTCCTGCAGACGCCCGGATGGGCGAAGGTGAAGAGCGAGTGGCGCAGCGAGTCGATCGGCTGGTTCGACGACGCCGGCAAGCAGCAGGGCGTCGCCCTGGTGCTCTATCGCCAGCTCCCGAAGCTCAAGCGCTCGCTCGCGTACCTGCCCGAGGGTCCGGTCCTCGACTGGACCACCGACCAGCTCGGCGACTGGCTCACGCCGATGGTGGCGCACCTGAAGAAGCAGGGTGCGTTCGCCGTCCGGATCGGCCCGCCGGTGGTGACCCGCCGCTGGTCGACCGCGCAGGTCAAGGACGGCATCGCCGACCCCGAGGTCAGGCTGCTCAGCCAGATCCCGCCGGCCGAGCGCACCGCCGCCGGTGCCCGCGTCGTCGCCCAGCTCCACGAGCTGGGCTGGCGCCACCAGGGTGTCGAGGGCGGGTTCGCCGCCGGGCAGCCGCAGTTCGTCTTCCAGATCCCGCTCCGGGACGCGGACGGCACCCAGCGCACCGAGGACGATCTCCTCAAGGGGATGAACCAGCTCTGGCGGCGCAACATCAAGAAGGCCACCAAGGAAGGTGTTGACGTGGTGCGGGGCACCCGCGACGACCTGGCCGCGTTCCACGAGCTCTACGTCCACACCGCACAGCGCGACCACTTCACCCCGCGTCCGCTGCGCTACTTCGAGACCATGTACGACGCCCTGACCGCCGATGCAGCCACGCCCGACGAGCGGTTCACCCTCTGGCTGGCCCGCCACGACGGCGACCTCGTGGCCTCGACGATCGCGATCCGGGTCGGCGAGCACGCCTGGTACTCCTACGGCGCCTCCTCCACCGAGAAGCGCGAGGTCCGCGGCTCCAACGCGATCCAGTGGGCGATGATCCGGGACGCCGTCGCAGCCGGTGCTGCCGTCTACGACCTGCGCGGCATCACCGAAACACTCGACACCAACGACTCCCACGTCGGGCTCATCCAGTTCAAGGTCGGCACCGGTGGCGAGGCCGTCGAGTACGCCGGCGAGTGGGACCTGCCGATCAACCGGGCGCTCTACAAGGCGTTCCAGGTCTACCTGGCGAGGCGCGGATGA
- a CDS encoding O-antigen ligase family protein translates to MSRYGRAALWLICLSPLVWIPGGFDRFVFGKVLVATAGVGCAALAARRGRLPREVAVVAVVGLAWFAVACLLSPTPWASFVGRWPRYEGVPVLLVYAGCLWAGARLLGGRGHAEQKELTTAVATASVLLGIASLGSALGWSIEGSSVEDRTGSLLGNATDQGMVAMMLAAVLFAPWLTRRTPLLTAGLAASAVTLVLSGSRASLLATLVVIGATVVLKRRSNIQRAHLVAAGAAVVVLAGLVLALPQTRDRLTSTHSVDGRLLLWRKSLSIGWERWWSGGPSTYVDTFGRHKDAEWVRVVGVDNPPDSPHSWPLQALVAGGVPLLLIALAAAVLVVRAGWFAHRRDATDPIVLATLAATIGYGVALLPNFTIAGSTCLAAFLAGVLVAEEAPVRERAAQPRLAATAAVAGVVLFTLGAAAEQAVADGVEAVLDHDLETAESAFDRAHHLRPWDPDTSMLAAQTMAAPAYERVGDTPELTERYARRSLARTPDTFPAGLALAVAQHGQGDLAGAHATLDRLLALHPNEPTALIERARVRFEQTDVAGARADLRLARRLSPRDPTPGELLREIDSRVGAGRG, encoded by the coding sequence GTGTCGAGGTACGGGCGTGCCGCCCTCTGGTTGATCTGCCTGAGCCCGTTGGTGTGGATTCCCGGTGGGTTCGACCGGTTCGTCTTCGGGAAGGTGCTGGTGGCGACTGCCGGCGTCGGCTGCGCGGCCCTGGCGGCGCGTCGCGGTCGACTGCCCCGCGAGGTGGCGGTCGTCGCAGTGGTCGGACTGGCCTGGTTCGCCGTGGCCTGTCTGCTGTCTCCGACACCGTGGGCGTCGTTCGTCGGTCGGTGGCCTCGGTACGAGGGCGTCCCGGTCCTGTTGGTCTACGCGGGCTGCCTGTGGGCGGGCGCGCGCCTGCTGGGCGGTCGCGGGCACGCCGAGCAGAAGGAGTTGACGACCGCGGTGGCGACGGCGTCGGTCCTGCTGGGGATCGCATCGCTGGGATCGGCGCTCGGGTGGAGCATCGAGGGCTCCAGCGTCGAGGACCGGACGGGGTCGCTCCTCGGCAACGCCACCGACCAGGGCATGGTCGCCATGATGCTCGCCGCGGTGCTCTTCGCGCCGTGGCTGACCCGCCGCACCCCGCTGCTCACGGCCGGCCTGGCCGCGAGTGCCGTCACGCTCGTGCTCTCCGGGTCCCGCGCCTCACTGCTGGCCACGCTCGTCGTGATCGGCGCCACCGTGGTGCTGAAGCGCCGCAGCAACATCCAGCGGGCCCACCTCGTCGCTGCGGGTGCGGCCGTAGTGGTCCTGGCCGGGCTGGTGCTCGCACTGCCCCAGACCCGCGACCGGCTGACGTCGACGCACTCGGTCGACGGCCGTCTGCTGCTGTGGCGCAAGTCGCTGTCGATCGGGTGGGAGCGGTGGTGGTCCGGAGGACCGAGCACGTACGTCGACACCTTCGGCCGGCACAAGGACGCCGAGTGGGTGCGGGTGGTCGGCGTCGACAATCCGCCCGACTCGCCCCACTCCTGGCCGCTCCAGGCCCTGGTCGCGGGCGGTGTCCCGCTCCTGCTCATTGCGCTCGCGGCCGCCGTCCTGGTCGTGCGCGCCGGGTGGTTCGCCCACCGGCGCGATGCCACCGACCCGATCGTGCTCGCGACGCTGGCCGCCACCATCGGCTACGGCGTGGCGCTCCTGCCCAACTTCACCATCGCGGGCTCGACCTGCCTGGCGGCCTTCCTCGCCGGCGTCCTCGTCGCCGAGGAGGCACCAGTCCGCGAACGCGCCGCCCAGCCCCGGCTGGCCGCAACGGCAGCTGTCGCCGGTGTCGTCCTCTTCACCCTGGGCGCCGCGGCGGAACAGGCGGTCGCGGACGGGGTCGAAGCGGTCCTCGACCACGATCTCGAGACGGCCGAGTCGGCCTTCGACCGCGCTCACCACCTGCGCCCCTGGGATCCCGACACGTCGATGCTGGCGGCCCAGACGATGGCGGCGCCGGCGTACGAACGGGTGGGGGACACTCCGGAGCTCACGGAGAGGTACGCACGGCGCAGTCTCGCCCGGACGCCGGACACCTTCCCCGCGGGCCTGGCCCTCGCGGTGGCCCAGCACGGTCAGGGCGACCTGGCTGGTGCGCACGCGACCCTCGACCGCCTGCTGGCGCTCCACCCGAACGAGCCCACCGCCCTCATCGAGCGCGCCCGGGTCCGGTTCGAGCAGACCGACGTCGCCGGGGCGCGTGCGGACCTGCGGCTGGCCCGCAGGCTCAGCCCGAGAGACCCGACTCCTGGCGAGTTGCTGCGCGAGATCGACAGCCGCGTCGGCGCCGGACGCGGCTGA
- a CDS encoding carboxypeptidase regulatory-like domain-containing protein, with protein sequence MLTPHRGDRRWRSVVLLVLAGLLATMAHLIGGAPATAVETRSPVFGTVRLSTGDPAAGSVTVYRLDPTPDAGYDFYTGESIEGGQFDVDLDPGTYKFLFRSWAGNSSRWYATGSATGADLENATPVTVAGSPRELALTTIPVRVVSVVAKDELGNPLSDVEIEGSYATDPGDPGYEERCDWWNWASTGSDGTGVFIAPMNCALTFDGRDDDGTHEAGHVTVSAGTAPASVVMQMPRRATISGTVTAAAGGALDRVLVTAYDEFGEARAETETDDAGSFTLLGLPADSYTLRFDDHLGDFTGEYYDNAAELAGATYFPVAANADVTGKNASLAAALTSTADRDLTGVVHGTDGPLPAVRVTAYRNGIEKASTLSGRDGRYEFASLTAGSYQLQYERLSGWSSELPYSPQWYLNSRSSGSSTPVSVTPDAAGADRDVTLQQWGAISGHLTNDAGTAVENPYFGALDVDMYDSEPRVMDSEPGTYTLALPPGKHHVSYGGVTDDGDTSYIQEFWKDSSSIIGSTPVVVVGGVVKSGFDVQLTTQLQNKTVPKITGTPVVGKTLSASTGTWNLMADNQYKVEWLRGSTPVAIGTLYKLTAADAGKKLTARVTATHVDRNGDLTGTALSAATATVKRPSVTSFTGTSPASRKVRLVIAVTGTGLTNPGGTVAIKRGTRTIRSGVAVVNGRVTVTLTSQPAGSQRYQVVYSGTAVVRASTSVVRTITVRR encoded by the coding sequence ATGCTGACTCCGCACCGCGGCGATCGCCGATGGCGTTCCGTCGTACTCCTCGTCCTCGCCGGGTTGTTGGCGACGATGGCCCACCTGATCGGCGGGGCGCCCGCGACCGCTGTCGAGACGCGCTCACCCGTCTTCGGTACCGTGCGCCTGTCGACGGGCGACCCTGCCGCCGGCAGTGTCACGGTCTATCGGCTGGACCCCACTCCCGATGCTGGATACGACTTCTACACGGGAGAAAGCATCGAGGGCGGTCAGTTCGACGTCGACCTCGATCCCGGCACCTACAAGTTCCTCTTCCGCTCGTGGGCCGGCAACTCGTCGCGCTGGTATGCCACCGGGTCGGCCACGGGCGCGGACCTCGAGAACGCGACGCCGGTGACTGTCGCGGGGTCGCCGCGCGAGCTCGCGCTGACCACGATCCCCGTCAGGGTGGTCTCGGTCGTCGCCAAGGACGAGCTCGGCAACCCGCTGTCCGATGTCGAAATCGAAGGCTCCTACGCCACGGACCCGGGCGACCCGGGCTACGAGGAACGGTGTGACTGGTGGAACTGGGCCTCCACCGGATCCGACGGCACCGGCGTGTTCATCGCTCCGATGAACTGTGCACTCACCTTCGACGGCCGGGACGACGACGGGACCCACGAGGCGGGTCACGTCACGGTGTCCGCCGGCACCGCACCTGCGAGCGTTGTGATGCAGATGCCGCGGCGCGCGACGATCTCCGGCACGGTGACGGCCGCCGCCGGGGGTGCCCTGGACAGGGTGCTCGTGACGGCCTACGACGAGTTCGGCGAGGCGCGGGCAGAGACCGAGACCGACGACGCCGGAAGCTTCACGCTGCTCGGCCTCCCGGCGGACAGCTACACCCTGCGCTTCGACGACCACCTCGGTGACTTCACCGGGGAGTACTACGACAACGCAGCGGAACTTGCCGGCGCGACCTACTTCCCGGTGGCGGCCAACGCAGACGTGACCGGCAAGAACGCCTCGCTCGCTGCGGCACTGACGTCGACGGCAGACCGGGACCTCACCGGTGTCGTCCACGGCACCGACGGACCGCTGCCGGCCGTTCGGGTCACGGCCTATCGCAACGGCATCGAGAAGGCCAGCACGCTCAGCGGGCGGGACGGCCGCTACGAGTTCGCCAGCCTGACCGCAGGCAGCTACCAACTGCAGTACGAGCGCCTCAGTGGCTGGAGCAGCGAGCTGCCGTACTCGCCGCAGTGGTACCTCAACTCCCGGTCCAGCGGGTCCTCGACGCCGGTCTCGGTGACGCCGGATGCCGCGGGCGCCGATCGTGACGTCACGCTGCAGCAGTGGGGTGCGATCAGCGGGCACCTCACCAACGACGCAGGGACAGCGGTCGAGAACCCGTACTTCGGTGCGCTCGACGTCGACATGTACGACTCCGAACCGCGGGTGATGGACAGCGAGCCGGGCACCTACACGCTGGCGCTCCCACCGGGGAAGCACCACGTCAGCTACGGCGGCGTCACCGACGACGGTGACACGTCGTACATCCAGGAGTTCTGGAAGGACAGCAGCTCGATCATCGGATCGACACCGGTGGTCGTCGTCGGGGGTGTGGTGAAGTCGGGGTTCGACGTCCAGCTCACCACACAACTGCAGAACAAAACGGTGCCGAAGATCACCGGCACCCCCGTGGTGGGCAAGACGCTCAGCGCCTCCACGGGCACCTGGAACCTGATGGCCGACAACCAGTACAAGGTCGAGTGGCTGCGCGGCAGCACTCCGGTCGCGATCGGGACGTTGTACAAGCTGACGGCTGCAGATGCCGGGAAGAAGCTCACCGCTCGGGTCACCGCCACCCACGTTGACCGGAACGGTGACCTGACCGGTACCGCACTCTCCGCGGCGACAGCGACTGTCAAGCGACCGTCGGTGACCAGCTTCACCGGCACGTCGCCCGCGTCGCGGAAGGTCCGCCTGGTCATCGCCGTGACGGGCACGGGTCTCACCAACCCAGGCGGCACGGTGGCGATCAAGCGCGGAACCAGGACGATCAGGTCCGGCGTCGCCGTTGTCAACGGGAGGGTGACGGTCACGCTGACGTCCCAGCCCGCGGGCAGTCAGAGGTACCAGGTCGTCTACAGCGGGACCGCGGTGGTCAGGGCCAGCACGAGCGTCGTTCGGACCATCACCGTCCGCCGCTGA
- a CDS encoding deoxyribonuclease IV gives MSELRIGAHVDQTDPIGEARARNAPLVQFFLGNPQSYKGPVLEYDGGPAQLRADAEEAGVDLYVHAPYLINVATTNNRQRIPSRKLLQQHVDAAAEIGAKGLIVHGGHVTDEDDPAKGFDNWRKAIEATDLKLPLLIENTAGGTNAMTRYLDRIKGTWDAIGAAEGADMVGFCLDTCHAHAGGNRLETIVDDILAITGRIDLVHANDSRDDFDSGADRHANFGAGRIDPDLLAQVVRDAGAPVVCETPGGAEEHVTDFKWLRERL, from the coding sequence ATGAGCGAGTTGCGCATCGGAGCCCACGTCGACCAGACCGACCCCATCGGCGAGGCCCGCGCCCGCAACGCCCCGCTGGTGCAGTTCTTCCTCGGCAATCCGCAGTCCTACAAGGGCCCCGTCCTTGAGTACGACGGCGGGCCGGCGCAGTTGCGCGCCGACGCCGAGGAGGCCGGGGTCGACCTGTACGTGCACGCGCCGTACCTGATCAACGTGGCGACCACGAACAACCGCCAGCGGATCCCGAGCCGCAAGTTGCTGCAGCAGCACGTCGACGCCGCCGCCGAGATCGGCGCGAAGGGCCTGATCGTGCACGGCGGGCACGTCACCGACGAGGACGACCCGGCCAAGGGCTTCGACAACTGGCGCAAGGCGATCGAGGCCACCGACCTCAAGCTCCCCCTGCTGATCGAGAACACCGCGGGCGGCACCAACGCGATGACCCGCTACCTCGACCGGATCAAGGGCACCTGGGATGCGATCGGGGCGGCCGAGGGCGCCGACATGGTCGGCTTCTGCCTCGACACCTGCCACGCCCACGCGGGTGGCAACCGGCTCGAGACGATCGTCGACGACATCCTCGCCATCACCGGCCGGATCGACCTGGTGCACGCCAACGACAGCCGCGACGACTTCGACTCCGGCGCCGACCGGCACGCCAACTTCGGCGCCGGCCGGATCGACCCCGACCTGCTCGCGCAGGTGGTCCGCGACGCCGGTGCCCCGGTGGTCTGCGAGACGCCGGGCGGTGCCGAGGAACACGTCACCGACTTCAAGTGGTTGCGGGAGCGGCTCTGA